One window of the Vicia villosa cultivar HV-30 ecotype Madison, WI unplaced genomic scaffold, Vvil1.0 ctg.001241F_1_1_2_unsc, whole genome shotgun sequence genome contains the following:
- the LOC131634153 gene encoding uncharacterized protein LOC131634153, with product SLNNQCVDVIKGNRLPTNGIGLEYTPPDLVDGEVEVVIDPQDIQSEIQFWENALILYAIGDDLSMNAVKKFMMNVWSFVALPDLYYNAEGYFLARFRSKEDKDVVLMRGPYTIYKKPILLHEWTPNFTLQDDVLRVLPIWVTFPQLPLKFWGDKSMGKIASAIGKPIMTDECTARKLRVSYARVLIEVDVTVELKDEIMIRDGDSGKMAQRVEYEWRPPFCTKCNKVGHTCKTKAEAPVKPVWKPKKSETSQEPTKPKELDAQEETQEKWNTVSKASQNKGKRPIQVPPELIVNCTNGFDSLKVGECFESGGPSST from the coding sequence GTTCATTAAATAATCAATGTGTTGATGTTATCAAAGGGAATAGACTTCCAACTAATGGCATAGGGTTGGAATACACCCCTCCAGATCTGGTAGATGGGGAAGTGGAAGTGGTTATCGACCCTCAAGATATTCAATCGGAAATACAATTCTGGGAGAATGCATTGATTTTGTATGCTATTGGAGATGACTTATCTATGAATGCTGTGAAAAAGTTCATGATGAATGTCTGGAGCTTCGTAGCCTTGCCTGATTTATACTACAACGCGGAGGGGTATTTTCTGGCCAGGTTCAGATCGAAGGAAGACAAAGATGTTGTGCTGATGCGGGGTCCTTACACGATTTATAAGAAACCAATCCTGCTTCATGAATGGACTCCCAATTTCACCCTACAAGATGATGTGCTGCGAGTCCTACCCATTTGGGTAACGTTCCCTCAGTTGCCCTTGAAGTTCTGGGGAGACAAGAGTATGGGTAAAATAGCCAGCGCAATTGGGAAACCTATTATGACTGACGAATGCACTGCTAGAAAGCTACGAGTGTCCTATGCCAGGGTATTGATTGAAGTGGATGTCACGGTGGAGCTGAAAGACGAAATTATGATCAGAGATGGTGATTCAGGGAAAATGGCCCAGCGTGTTGAGTACGAATGGAGACCACCGTTCTGTACTAAATGCAATAAGGTGGGGCATACTTGCAAAACCAAGGCTGAAGCTCCCGTGAAGCCGGTGTGGAAGCCTAAAAAGAGTGAAACAAGTCAAGAGCCAACCAAACCGAAGGAGCTTGATGCCCAAGAGGAAACACAAGAGAAATGGAATACAGTGAGCAAGGCAAGTCAGAATAAAGGTAAACGACCAATTCAAGTTCCCCCGGAATTAATAGTCAACTGTACGAATGGGTTTGATTCTCTCAAAGTTGGAGAATGCTTTGAGAGTGGAGGACCAAGCTCTACATGA